The window TCTGCATATTCCATCATATAGAATTGaatcaaatgaaaaagtctCTCTTTCAAAACACCTGTCGCTTTTAGGTCTATTTTGCGGGAGAGGGGCCATCAGCGGTTTGACCGGTGGAAATGGATGTGGTAGTTTTCTCAGACAATACAGTCGTTGCTGCCCCTTTGAATGGAAGTTGAAatttaaattattatccagaatAGGCCCAAGATATTTGGAATTTCTGACGATGTCTACTATCTGACCTTTGATTACTGTTTTTTGATTggtgttatgtttttttttttctgaaatcaaaGCACTTGTCCTTAGTTTTCTGTACATTTAACTGGAGAAAAGCATTGTCGCACCAGACTTCAAATTCATTGACCACAGGACCATAGGCATATTTGTCATCATGTAAAAGACTGACTATTACCGAATCGTCAGCAAATTTGAAAATGAATCTATTCTCTTCCTGACTGCAGCAATCGTTGGTGTAGAAAATATAGAGAAGAGGGGAGAGGACGCAGCCTTGGGGAGACCCAGTGGATAATGTCATCTCTTCCGACATGCATCCATTCACCCTCCATCTCTGTGTTCTGGATGTTAAAAAGTTATAGAATCCAGCCCACGGTATTACAAtctaaatgaaaaatgttaagAAGCATATCAATCAGAATGTggggctggattgtgttaaaagcAGATGAGAAATCCGCAAATATCAGCTTAGTATGGTTTTTGTTACCTTCAAGATGTTTAAAAACCCAGTTTAATAAGGTGGCAGTAGCATCCTCAACTCCACGACCGgccctgtaggcaaactgtaaaGGGTCAAGTAGGTGTCCAGTCTTAATAAATAGAACTTTCTTTATCCATTTTTCAGAAGATTTCATGACAAGGGAAGTCAGTgccacaggtctaaaatcattAAAAGCTTTAGGGTGGCTGGTCTTAGCCACAGGTATCACTATGGACTGCTTCCAGCACCTTGGCACCTTCTGTTGGTTAAATGACAGCTGAAagatatgataaaaaaaatgggaGCCAACTGTTCCGCACAGGAGGAGAGCAGCTGACCACTTATATTATCAGGACCCGGGCTTTTTCCAACTTTAGAATattaaaaatatttggccaCAGATACAACATCAAAAGGAGTATGACCAGAACAgaaaagtttgtttttcagaTTTAAAATGTCATTGCTAAGATCAAGGCAGTCAAACCTGGGGTAAAACTTATTGAACTCATGTGCCAATTGGTTATCAGAATTAAAACCAGGAAGAGCCACCTTTTTGTTGCACTTGATCTCTGAGCCAACAATTGTTTTTAAACCGTTCCAAACAGGGCCCAATCTGTTGTTGGCAAGTTCTATTTCCAGCTTCTCCTTGTAATAtaattttgcctttttttatttcattcttaaTCTCCCTTTTAAGCAGGTTCACCTCTATAAAAAGGTCACCATCTCGGAATGCCTTCCTCTTTTTGTTTAACAGGTTTTTCAAAGATTTTGACAACAAGGGTTTGCTATTTTGGAAATATTTTTACTGACTTTTTTTGGAATCACACAGTCTTCACAAAAAGCCACATAGCTACTAACAACGTCAGTCAGCTCATCAATATCACTGCATGAATCCTTGAACATGTCCCAGTCAGTTTTATCAAACCGGCTCACCAAATCCATCAATGAACATTTCCACATTTGAGACCATCCGAAAGCCAAGTTTCAGTAAACGCCAGTAAACATGCATTTCTGAATTCATGTTGAAATCGAACTTGGGCTTGGAGTTCATCAAGTTTATTACGGAGAGACTGTGCGTCAGCAAGGATGATGGACAGTAGTGGAATGTGAGAGAGCGACTGTCTCCGCAGGCGTTGGAGTAACCCGCCACGTCTGCCCTGCTTCCTAGTTTTTCGTAGCGGAGCATTAAAGTCTTTCTGATCGCCTTCCCTATAATCAGTAAAGGAATCCAGGCTTGGAAAGATTAGATCCAGAGGAGGAACTGACGGGGTCGCTCCACTGCAGAAGAAACTCTCTGATACATTGAGTCCAAGTTGGAGACCAGAGGGAAGGCAGAGAAAAGCCACAGTAGGAGAAAACACGCTTTAGACTCCATTGCTCATTAAGATATACACCTTCCAGTCAGATTTTTTAGTCCAGGACCATATCCACCTTTCGGCTAAATTTTTTTCATCAAACATTACAGctaaatggcttctctcctgtgtgaacagTCATGTGTTTTGAAAGAAATCCTCTGTCACGaaatcttttcccacaaacatcacagctaaatggCCTCTCTCCTGAGTGAACAGTCATGTGTCTTGAAAGATTCCCTCGGTCACaaaatcttttcccacaaacatcacagctaaatggcttctctcctgtgtggactctcatgtgACTTGAAAGAGTTCCTCCGTCACGAAATTTtttcccacaaacatcacaACAAACTGCCTTCTCGCCTGTGTGAACAGTCATGTGTTTTGAAAGATGTCCTCGCTCACGAAATCCtttcccacaaacatcacagctaaatggcttctctcctgtgtggactctcatgtgtCTTGAAAGAGTTCCTCGCAGACtaaatcttttcccacaaacatcacagctaaagggcttctctcctgtgtgaacagTCATGTGTTGTGAAAGATTTCCTCGCTCACGAAATCTTatcccacaaacatcacagctaaatggcttctctcctgagtgaacaGTCATGTGTTTTAAAAAATTTCCTCGTAAACGAAATTTtttcccacaaacatcacaactaaatggcttctctccagtgtgAACAGTCATGTGCCTTGAAAGTTTTCCTCGCTCACGAAATCTTTTCCtacaaacatcacagctaaatcgcttctctcctgtgtgaacagTCATGTGTTTTGAAAGATTTCCTCGCTGACGAAATATtttcccacaaacatcacagccaAAGGGTGTCTCCCCtgtgtggactctcatgtgtTTTAAAAGAGTTCCTTGCCTACAAAAGGTTTTATCACAAACAGTGCAACAAAACTCTCCTGTGTGGACTCTTGTCTTATTAACAAActttttaccactgtcagaggAGCTGAAGGATATTTTGGCAGCGTCAGAAACgacatcatgttttacacttgaCTCAAGTACCATCATCTGTCCCGAATGTTTGTAACTGTCCTCTGTTTCAGGTCCAGATTTCTGCCAATAATCATCATCACTGACTTCAGTCTCAGAAGAGTCTGACGTCTTGTCATCAATATTTGGTTGTAAATGACCGTGTGGATCTGGGTTTCTGGCTGGTTTTGGTCCTTCATATTCCTCTTCATCAGTTTCTGTTTTCATCTGTTCAGCTGAGCTGGTTGGAGTCTTTATTTTATGAAACTGTGAGGGCTGAggtttctcttcatcttcactcTTTACAGTGACATCAGTGAGCGAGAGCCTGGTGATATCAGTCTCTTCCTGCCCATGaagctgctcttcctcctgattgATCCAGGGGTCCTCCTTAATTTGGACGAGTGctgggtcctgctggtccaCACCGGAGCTCCAGgggtcctcctcttcctccttaatTTGGACAAGTGctgggtcctgctggtccacatTGGAGCTCCAGgggtcctcctcttcctccttaatTTGGACGAGTGctgggtcctgctggtccaCACTGGAGCTCCAGGGAGCCTCTTCTTTAATCACCAACAGCTGCTTAAcatctgcaggaaacacaaatATACATTATATTACAACACACAACTTAGTTTAAAAGCATTTATCCTGCTCCTCAACAGCTTGAGTGTTATTCAAAATGTTGCTGGTCCGTTTcaacaaaaacaagcaaaaaatgagaaattaaatatacaaaatTAATACAACTGAGACAACATGAGTGATTTATGCTGTATGTTGTCACAGCTGTATGTTGTGGAACAGCTGTGGTTCAGCAGGTAGAAAGTCTGTCCTCCAACTTGGAGACTGGCAGGATTGATCTTTCAGTGTCCTCGCGCAAGACCTcgaacagactggactggagacacaacagtgaagccatctacaagaaaggacagagcagactgtacttcttgaggaagctaaggtccttcaaggtttgcaacaagatgttgcagatcttctacgtctgttgttgagagcgtcatttcctcttgcgtcatctgttggggcagcagcatcagaaccagggacctaaaaagactcaacaacctgataaggaaggctggttctgttctggggacggctgtggaacctctggagacaataatgcaaagaaggattttgcataaaatcaagagaattatggacaaccctgaacatcctctccatgagaaaacagagtctcttcagtcaaaggcttcttcagtttggatgcaaaacggaccgctacaggaaatctttcctgcccacagccatcagcatctataataactccttgatttaattgagttacatcaacatttaaattccctctgggataaataaagtattttttaattgaattgaatttgatcaGTTATTGATTGCAGAGAAAATGTGCTGTATGTAAAGAGTGCATGATTAAAgttgtgaaaaataaagtggAGCCTCTTCGAATTCTAAGGTTTAACATGTGatgaaaagaaaaggggaaCAAACAGCATTGCTGTCAGCTGAGGTGGtccatctggttaggatgcctcctggtcacCTCCTTTTGGAGGTTCTTAAGGCACGTCCAACTGGTaggaggccccggggcagaACCAGAACTGGAAGGGTTATACATTTCATCTGGCCTGGTGACACCTcaggatcccccaggaggagctggagagtgtcgctGCGCAGAGGAATATCCGAGTTTCCCTCTTGGACCTGTTGCCTTCTGCGTCAAATGTGTTTGTCTATTGAAGTATCACtaatcaccatggatgactccgtggtgacgtcaactcggactggcgaggaatctgggtgtgaccctggacgaccaactgtcattcttgccaaacatcgcatcagtgactcgttcctgccgattcctcctctacaacatccggaggattcgccccttcctcaccgacaaggcagcacaggtgctcatccaggctctgggcatctcccgcctggactactgctgGAGTAActcgctccttgctggcgccccggcttctgccatggAGCTcattcagaaagctgctgctcgggGGGGCGCTCGTGTGCTGCAATGGAGTAGACGTGTTTTTCCTTAACTCCGTGCCGCTACCTCCATTTTCTTAAACTACTGCACCTGAACATTATCTTTTTTGCTGCCCTGTCGCCGTCCTGCATCGTAATCGGTTGCACTTTGATTTTACGCTATGCCTAAGAAGGACGAGGGCAAAAAGATGACATCCCAGGCGAGCCCGTCTGCTGCTAACACCGATGCTATATTAGCCGCTATTGCTAGCCATGGCGTTGAGCTCGTCAAGATTTGCGCGCTTGTGGATGACCTGAAGAAGTCGATGGAGGGGCGCCTTGACTCAATCGAAGCATGCCTATCCACTCTTCAAAAAGAACACCGCGAAGCTGAGTACCACCTGGACGACATGGATGAGGCTCTCTTCGCCACCGATAGCCGCATCGCAGTGCTGGAGGCCACATGCAGGGATTTATCAACGGCTAACGGGCTCCTCAAAGCTAAAGTGAATGACTTGGAGGGCCACTCTCGTAGGCTTAACGTCAGGATAGTGGGCATTAAAGAGCGAGAAGAAAACGGTCGTCCAACTGAGTTTGTCTCGTGGCTGATACCTGAGCTTCTCCAAGCCCGTCAAAATCGATTGGGCCCACCGCAGAACTGAGGCCGAAGCATCTCGCTAACGAATGACCGTGGATCATCATTGCAAGAATCCATAATGACAGCGACCTGCTCAGTATCCTCCGACTCAGCCGCCAACAAGCCCCGCTACAGTACCAAGGTGAGAGGGTCTCCATATTCCCCGACTACACAGCTGAGGTATCATCCCTGCGCCAGGCCTTCGGCGCCATGAGGAAGAGGCTTATGGATGCAGGCGCTAAGTGCTCCCTTCGTTTTCCAGCCAAACTCCAAGTTGTCCACAACAACTCAGCTGACGCTGAACGGTTTGCCATCTCACTAGTTGATAAAACATGACTGATAAAGCTTCCCATATAGATGTATATACTCTGCATTTAATGCAGTTTCACAACTGATGCTGTGGTTAAGCATTTCGTCATTCTTAATGTCTAAGTGTATCGGCAttgaaaatatgaaatatgtcactgggttcttttttcccctattttacaTGGTGTAGATACCCCACcgcgatttttatttttttaatccattacTTAAAATGTTTAGCCCAACCTTGTTTACCCCAGTACGATTTTgatccatttttcttttctatgatTGATCTACCTATGTTTCACTCCCTCAAACATTTCAAGTATGGGCTTAAGCGACTGTTTGTTATAACTATGCTCCTATAGGTGCACCTTTCTGTTATTAATCTACATTTTGGAGGTGCTCACTGTGCTCTTAGTATAGGCAAGTTTATTTCTGTGCGGTTTAGTCGTCTCTGTTACCCGGCAGCCTTCGCAATGGACAGAGGGTTCTGCCACTTAGTTCTTGTTGTGGCTTTTGGCATGTTCTGGGGTTTTTTGTGTGTATCAAACTGCCAGTTTATTGTCATGTCAGCCTTTATtttctgtccttctgtttcctAAATGCAGGATAGTCACCTCACCAGGCAGGGTCCTATTACTTTTACTTCCTGGAATTGTAGAAGTCTTGGCAAGGCACTTAAGAGGGGGAAAGTACTCTCGCATTTAAAATCCTTGTCATCTGACATAATTCTTTTGCAGGAGACCCATATTCAACCTACAGAGCAGAGACGTTTGAGATCTTTATGGGTGTCACAAGTATACCAATCCGCTTTCTCATCTAAGGCGAGAGGGGTTGCCATCCTTATCCGCAAAACTATCCCGTTTGTATTCAATTCCATAACAACGGACCCAGATGGGAGATATGTCCTTGTTACTGGTGCAATCAATTCTTTTCCGTTAGCTCTTTTAAACATTTATGCCCCTAATTTTGACTGCCCTGATTTTTTCAGTAAGATTTTCAATCTTTGTGCAAATACAATACTCATAATATAATCATTGGGGGCGACTTTAATTGCCATTTTGACCCTCATTTGGATAGGTCTTCCAAAAAAACTGCCCCAACGTTGAAATCTGTGCCAGTCCTCAATGATTTGGTGAAATCGCTCGATTTAGTTGATATTTGGAGGCTTCAGCACCCCCTTGAGAGACAATactctttcttttctcctgTACATGGTACTTTTACCTGAATTGACTACTTCTTAGTAGACTCTAAACTAATCTCGCACACACTCAGTTCAACATACCATAGTATTTTAGTGTCGGATCATGCTCCTCTTTCAATTCCAATTAATTTTAACCTCCACACACCTTCATACAACTGGAAATTTAATCCCTCTCTAAACTCAGATAAAGCATTGAATGACTTTGACTAATGATAACGGGGCAGTCTCTGACTCAGTATTATGGGAGTCATTTAAGGTAGTTCTACGGGGTCATATCATCTCATATCAATCCTCCATTAAAAAGGTCCTAGCTGAGGCATCTTGCAGCTATTGAGGCTGACTTGGCAGCATTGGAGGACACTTACCGCAATACAAATGATGAAGACACCCTCAGGTTGGAAATTATATACGCAAACTTAAGcaaaagcactttgagctagGAGATAAGCCTGACAAATTACTTGCTAGGCAGTTAAAAGGCATACAGGCAGACAGGGCAATACACAAAATTTCCTCTGCCACTGGACAATTGATAACTGATCCCAAACTTATTAATGACAgatttttagattttttcaGTTAGCTGTATACCTCCAAATCTAACCCCACTGACTCTGACCTTGATAATTTTTTCAACTCTTTGAACATTCCAACTCTTAATGAAGCCGCTAAGCTTGAATTGGATTCTGACCTCACACTAGAGGAAATAAAAACGGCCATTCGCTCCTTTCCCAATGGTAAAGCTTGTGGCCCTGATGGCTTTGGAATAGAATTTTATAAAAAACACATTGATATAATTGCCCCTCTTCTTCTTCGAATGATAAATTGCTCTGTGAAAGATGGAATCCTTCCCAGTAGCGTGTATGATGCTCATATTTGCCTTCTCCTTAAAAAAGACAGGGACAGCACTAATGTCGGGTCTTACCGCCCTTTAAGTCTCCCAAACAGTGACCAATAGATTGTTGCAAAAGTTTTGACTAGCCGATTTAATGAACATGTTGGCACATTAATCCACCCCGATCAGACAGGCTTTATACCAGATAGGTTCGCCTTCTCCAATACCCGTCGGCTGCTAAATGTTATGTATTCCACCAATCTATCGAACTCTGCTGCTATTTCATTTCGGTGTctcaccgtgacgtcaaaatgacgtttcaggcctggcgcttcccttgaacagacggcgcagcgcgttgtcgtgcaccagtcgatttttgtaacttggcggcgccactaacgaaaaaccggatggaccgatgtgagaccaggctcagtgaggaggtgcgtttgtacagacagctgtacgaaactgcagtgaaacagcacagggagcacgtaaactcccgaaactcgtgcacagagatgggcagaactttggggaaagagggagagttctgtaagaatgtgtggtagcagctacgggacagatacgtgaaggcaaagaagagggcagagactctgttgatgccgggggcttcagaccttcacctctattaactgaattaaaaaacttaaaatgatccgaaaactgcagcagtatcattaattacagtattcttgctcttgacagcggcattgttttcttctccactttcgtggttgtagagtagaggtaaccgtcacgtagcagcgccacctctgtgacggagaaaattgcaactactggcgcaacgacttgcgccactatacatggcgggcacgaaatcgtgacgtcatcaacaccgctcgcgctagcagacgcggcaaccatgctagagccttaaggctcacctacacaaacccacaaCCGAGGGAGgtctcagcctccctgtctTCCGCCATTACTATTGGGCCTGTAATGACAGAGCATTGGTTTGTTGGAGTCACCCCGGTGCTGCTGCCGAGCAGAGAGATTCCCTCTGCCCCAGTTGGCCTGTAACAGAGACTCGGGCAGCTTCAGTGCACGCAGGTGCCTCCCTAGCGGCCATCCTATTCTCAAAACTAAATCTCCCTTTTAGATGTTTCAAGGATGATTTTGTAATGCGTAATACATTGAagattctgaaacagataaAGGGTGTGTTAAATCTCCCCGGACTGTCTACCTACGCCCCTATTTGTCAGAACCCTTGTTTTAAACCAGGCACAATGGATGCTGCTTTTTTACAGTGGTCCAACAAAGGCTTGACTGCCATCATTCATCTTTACATTAACGACCACTTTGCGTCTTTTGCACAGTTGCAGGCAAAATTCGGTCTCCCTTCCAGCCATTTTTTCTGATACTTGCAAGTCAGAAATTTTGTTAGGCAGTCGATCCCTCACTTTGAAACTTTGCCTGAGCAACACATCTTTTATGACCTAATGTCCAAACCTCCCACCTCCAAACGCTTTATCTCTCAATTTGTTTACCTTTTTAGTTTGGCAGCCCCTT of the Odontesthes bonariensis isolate fOdoBon6 chromosome 23, fOdoBon6.hap1, whole genome shotgun sequence genome contains:
- the LOC142373589 gene encoding uncharacterized protein LOC142373589, translating into MPRRRSLQPEDPRGLSLVPPVPAASTSELEQTQDSKDLNVKQLLVIKEEAPWSSSVDQQDPALVQIKEEEEDPWSSNVDQQDPALVQIKEEEEDPWSSGVDQQDPALVQIKEDPWINQEEEQLHGQEETDITRLSLTDVTVKSEDEEKPQPSQFHKIKTPTSSAEQMKTETDEEEYEGPKPARNPDPHGHLQPNIDDKTSDSSETEVSDDDYWQKSGPETEDSYKHSGQMMVLESSVKHDVVSDAAKISFSSSDSGKKFVNKTRVHTGEFCCTVCDKTFCRQGTLLKHMRVHTGETPFGCDVCGKIFRQRGNLSKHMTVHTGEKRFSCDVCRKRFRERGKLSRHMTVHTGEKPFSCDVCGKKFRLRGNFLKHMTVHSGEKPFSCDVCGIRFRERGNLSQHMTVHTGEKPFSCDVCGKRFSLRGTLSRHMRVHTGEKPFSCDVCGKGFRERGHLSKHMTVHTGEKAVCCDVCGKKFRDGGTLSSHMRVHTGEKPFSCDVCGKRFCDRGNLSRHMTVHSGERPFSCDVCGKRFRDRGFLSKHMTVHTGEKPFSCNV